One genomic window of Mucilaginibacter sp. SJ includes the following:
- a CDS encoding PAS domain-containing sensor histidine kinase, whose product MNREIRNMESRAGLMPEHTIGAAYIGNWKIQLRLNKVSFCPRMRKMLELSKGYDENIEALFGLVKPGQLSGLIHEFKVACFNGTKFEKQVQIVTPSGTEKWIRLTGVLYSRRWGAAEQMIGTIEDVTQKVNEECLSLAIVNHELRAPLTIIKLNTQFLINHLALSINKQPVRLLNMVDQHINGMTKLIDEYLSPSTGEDRSAQLNYSLFDINDLVDTVLGEMRILYPGHRFCKYPTADSILVRGDKYKIIQVLINYLTNAARFSPPCSHINISIDCNENDVEVSVHDEGIGINEENSQALFQKFYQCNQKSVRQKNSKGLGLYIVKNIIQKHGGTVKAENGKDGGAIFSFSLPLNQQNKFNATGQEAIKLMA is encoded by the coding sequence ATGAACAGGGAAATCAGAAATATGGAAAGCCGGGCGGGGTTAATGCCTGAACACACCATAGGAGCAGCATACATAGGCAATTGGAAAATCCAGCTCCGGTTAAATAAGGTGTCTTTTTGCCCGCGGATGCGCAAGATGCTTGAGCTATCAAAGGGATATGATGAAAATATCGAAGCACTTTTTGGGCTGGTTAAACCCGGGCAGTTGAGCGGGCTTATCCATGAGTTTAAGGTTGCCTGCTTTAATGGTACCAAATTTGAAAAGCAGGTGCAAATTGTAACCCCATCCGGTACCGAAAAATGGATTCGGCTTACAGGTGTTTTGTACTCACGCAGGTGGGGCGCTGCCGAACAAATGATTGGTACCATTGAAGATGTTACCCAGAAAGTTAACGAGGAATGCCTGAGCCTGGCTATTGTAAATCATGAACTGCGCGCACCTTTAACTATTATAAAGCTCAATACCCAGTTTTTAATTAACCACCTTGCGCTCAGCATTAATAAACAACCGGTAAGGTTATTGAACATGGTTGATCAGCATATTAACGGGATGACCAAACTGATTGATGAATATTTATCACCATCAACCGGCGAGGACAGATCAGCACAGCTTAATTATAGCTTGTTTGATATTAACGACCTGGTTGATACAGTGCTTGGTGAAATGAGGATCCTTTATCCCGGCCACCGCTTTTGTAAATATCCCACTGCCGATAGCATTTTGGTTAGGGGAGATAAATACAAGATCATCCAGGTGCTGATCAATTATTTAACCAACGCCGCCAGGTTTTCGCCGCCATGCTCACACATTAACATTAGTATAGACTGTAACGAAAATGATGTTGAAGTATCGGTGCATGACGAGGGGATAGGGATTAATGAGGAAAACAGCCAGGCGCTGTTCCAGAAGTTTTATCAGTGCAATCAAAAATCGGTAAGGCAAAAAAACAGCAAAGGCCTGGGTTTATACATTGTGAAAAACATTATCCAAAAACACGGCGGTACAGTAAAGGCCGAAAACGGAAAGGACGGAGGCGCGATATTTTCTTTTAGCCTGCCGCTTAACCAGCAAAATAAATTTAACGCCACCGGTCAGGAAGCGATAAAACTAATGGCTTAA